The Cygnus olor isolate bCygOlo1 chromosome 2, bCygOlo1.pri.v2, whole genome shotgun sequence genome contains the following window.
ACCGCCGCAAAGCCCACAAGCCGACCAGGCTGCACGTCCCAGAGGAGTTTCAGTGCCGGAGCCCCCAGGGTAGCCAGCGGGTCCCCCGCGAGAAGATGGAGCTCTTCGCCGTGCTCTGCATTGAGACCAGTCACTACGTCTCCTTCGTTAAGTACGGCCCCGAGAACGAGCACTGGATGTTCTTCGACAGCATGGCTGACAGGCACGGTGAGGACGCGGCGGGGGGCTTGGTGCTTTGAGGGGGGGGCCAGAGGGGTGGTGCACGGTGTAGGGCGAGTGGTGCGGGTGCTGCTCTGCATCGGGGCAGCGTCAGGGAGGTTCTGCGCCGTGCCTAAAAGGAGCACGAGGCTCTTGGAGAGAATGCAGGGTGCTAGGGAATCACAGCTTCGTGTAACAAAGGACGgccctttcccctgccccccATACATGAATTAGGATCCCAGTGCCACCAGTAGCCATTTAAGCCGACCGCAGAGAAGAGCGGGACCAGGCCAAGGATGTCTGAGGGTTGCTCCTGGTGCTCTCGTCCCCTGGCTGTGTTCAGGCTGGGGACTTCCCGAGCCAGCAGGGActggctgctcctctcctgcctcGTGCTGGCCCCCAGATCTCCCAGCCGAGGCTTTGACTTGCTGCCAGGTGCGATGGTAACTGCTTGAGCTGTGGGTGCTCATCCTTTGGGCCACGCTCTGGACTTGgacttctctccctttccctggTTTAGGTGATGAGAACGGCTTCAACATTCCCACCGTGACGCTGTGCCCCGAAGTTGCCAAATACCTGGACTTGCCGCTGGCTGTGCTGGCCCTGGAGCAGCCCCGGGACATGGACGGGGTGGCCAAACGCCTCTTCTGCGACGCCTACATGTACATGTATCAGAGCAAGAAGATGGCGCTTTACAAGTGACACCGTCTTGGGGCTGGTGTCAGAGACGTGAGCTTGGGGCGGCCCCGCAGCCTGTAACGGGTGAAAGCAGCCAGAGTCTGGGTGCACCGAGCTTGCACTTCTGCCTCTTCTTGCCTCTTCTTACCTCTCCCAGTGTCTGCTGTCAGGCTAGCTACGGGAGCCTGGCTGGGTTTGTAAATCCTGCGCCAGGCTTTATCGAGAGAGAGTTGGTACTTCCTGCAGGCCTGGACTCGGAATTCTTTACACTCAAATTCTCTCATTCCTACCTTCCTTCTTCCTACCTCCTTCCTCCGCAGGTACTCGGCAGCTCTGCCCTACCTCAGGGTCCTCCCCACACCCTTTTCCCTCCCACGCCGAGGACCGGCATCTCGAATCAAAACTCGAGGAGTTACCCTCAGGTCTGCAAAGACCGAGAGAAAACCTCGGCCTCGCCCTGCGCAGCACTTCCTCGTGTGGACACGTGGGGTGAGAGAACCAGGAGCAGCTGCGTGGCTGAGATGTGTCAGGAGCAGGGCTTTCCATGGGGTCTGGGATGTGATCCCACACCCAAAGCTGGGTCCCTGAACTGTCTTCACTTCCCTTATCCAGCCCTAATACCTCTGGCACTTTTACCCGCCGTCCCTTATTTTCCACCACGAGGTTAACGGGGGATGTCGTGGGCTGCAAATATGCTCgaaaacagatatttctgtAGGAAcaaacttaggaaaaaaaaaatggagcagagGAACAGCAGGTGAGCGTGAGGTACGCTGTCATCTTTTTGTGAAGCCTACGTTATTGCTATGGGTTCGGAGGCGTTCTAACATCCCTTCTCTCACTTGCTGTCCCATCTTTGCATCCACTTCTGAGATCTGTaccaaacagcaacaacaatttCAAGGgcaaaaatggaagaaggagCACTTTTTACGTTTTTCTTTGCCACGGCGGCAGGAAGGATGAGGCTCTCTGAGTGGGAAGAGGTATCCTTTAAGTTAAATAGTTTAAATTTTGCAAGTTACGAGTCGTCTGCTGTTAAGCAGGTGCTGTCAGGGCAGCGGGAAGCTGGCTGGGGACTCAGTGCTGTGGGCTGTTTTAGCCAGGTTCGAGGGATGGATGCAGTGTGATGAACCCAGcttaataacatattttttttgtgaacacTGCCGTCCAGTTAAGCTCCTACCCTTTGGTGAGTCGATGGATGTAGGAGAGCCACGGACGTCGGTGCACAAGGGTGGGGAATGCTGTGACCCTAAGGCCGTGACCCGGTTTCTGAGCCTCACGGGCAGTCTCGCTGTCTTTTCTTGTCTGTTCCGCGGTACTTTTTGTTCGTTATCGTGTAGGAACCCAGgccagtctcttttcaggaGTACTGTGCGCAGGTTTAATAACAAAAAGtggttttttcctcttttaaagtGCAAAGTCACAGTGCCTTACAGAGCGCAGGCCCAGCTGTACCACGGCAGCGCTGTGCTCCAGCCTGATGGATTTTTTAGAAACAGGACACAATCAGgcaatattttgtctttgtttgttttgtatcgTTTCGGTTTTTTTCCCATCAACATATGCTGCAAGGATCTAAgcaatggagagaaaaaaataaagcacctCCGATCAAGCCTTTTGTTGGGAGAGGGTGCAAGTTACTGGGGTCGGTATCTGGGGAATGAGGAGCAGGTGCCCTCCTTGTGCCCTTTCAGGCTCAAAATCTCAAGGGAAAGTTTCTAATACGTCTTCTTTACAAGCTCAGGCAGGATTAGAGGAGCACACACACATCTCAGGAAGGCACTTCATTCGTTCTTTGCACTTTCTGTCCGTTCCATGCAACGTTTCTTGACTATCTTTTGATTAAAAGCCTTCAACCACACGTTGCTTCATCTGTCCTGCCTGCCCCCCCAAGGTGAGATGCGCTCCAGCTGCCACGCCAGAGGCTCTGTTGCTGGAATTAGTTATGGGACGCCACAAAATAGGGATGTGAACGTGTGCTGGGGTCACCCCCAGCTGCTATCAGTGCTCAACACTTGcttctcatttcagttttattcaaatataCACCACGAAGTGAAATGAAAGGGGATGAATTAAACATTCAAGCTGAAGGAGAGTTTTTTTTAGGACTGGGGCAGCCACGCAGCGTGCTCGCAGCACTGGTGCGtaaggcttttattttgttttgtgctttggaCAAGGTAAGGGCAGGGCTTAGTGCCACGCTTCCTCTATAAGAATCGAGGTTAGAGATCGGGGGGTGTCGACCTGAAACCAGTTTCCATGCTCGGGAGACCTCGTACAAAACGGAAAGGTAAAAAACATGGCCACAGACCCAAAGCTTAGGGGGGAAAGGGCGAAGTGCATCTGCCACGGCTCCGTGAGTGGGAAACCTTCTCGGCACGGTCTTTAGTGCCACCGCTGAGCCTCGCTGGGGGCTCTGGGACACGAGGACGGTCCCCAGCTGCCGCAGCAGCGGCGTTGCTTCATTTGGGGGCAGCTGCGGAGGCATTTCTGGCTCGGCTAGAGGCTGGGGCCACTTGCAGCCTGGTTTAGTGTTTGCATTTCACTCGCCTTCAAGTGACGTACGAAGCAGCCGTGGCCTGGAGATGCCACCGCAGAAGGCACGGGGCTGGTAAGGCCACCAAGGCGGGCAGCGTGGCCACCACAGAAGGCACAGGGGTGGCAGGGCCACCGAggtgggcagggaaggaagggagctCCCAGGCAATGCGGTGACGGCGCCGGTCACGGCCGTGTCCCAGCCCAGGACGTGGCGGCCCCGCcacctcccagctctgcctgccccatcCGTGGGCACCTGGGCCCGCGGGGAGCGCTTCCAGTCCCGGCACGGTCCTCGGATCGGAGGAGATCcgcagagcagcagcctcaTTAGCCTCATTAATTCCCAATTAATCACCTGGCCTTCCAAAGAGGACGTCGGAAGCGCTGGCCCCAGGCAGGGACTGGCAGAGCGCGGGGGGCGCGCAGGGACCCCCTCACTGCCTGGCCTGCCGCAGCTCTGCGAGGAGGAGGTGCAGCTTCTCCGTCACGGCCACCTGGTGCGGGAGGGGACACCGAGCGTCCtcagggatgctgcaggagcCCAAGGGCTTCACCAGGGCAGAAGGTTCGGGATGGGACCGGGATCGATCGTGCCCGGTAAGCGGCGGACGTACCGGGTAGGGCTGCGGCTCGCGGAGCCGGCGGTGAGCGGGGCTGAGCTGGCTGAGGGACGCCTGCGCGTGGCTCCGCACCTCCGGCAGGCTGGGCAGGACCTCGCACACCTGTAGGATGGAGATAAAGGAGCGTCCCTACGGGGGGCTGCCACCCGGACCCACTCCTGAAAAACCTGGGGCTGCGGTGGCACCAGCACCATGGGGACAAGGACAGCTCGGCCCCAGGTGACTCCTCGATTCAGCAACTAGTGCCGTGGTGCCACCACCTCGCTCTGGTCCTTCACCCAAAGAGGGAAGGACGCCTCAGCAACAGCGACGTTGCAGCTGGCAGGTCGTCCCCATGTGGGACAGTTGCTCAGTGTAGCAGTTGAATTAAGGCTGGTGTCTTTCATGCAGAAACTTTTAAGGGTTTTCACAGCAGAAGCACCAAAACTTTGTGGTGAGAGCCACCTGGCTGAGAGCAGCCACGAATCACGTCTCCACCTGCATGCCCAGACCCCACAGACCCTTCCGAAAACCCAGGGGAACCCGTCTCAGATGGGGCACAACCTCATCCCTCCGCCGGGAAGCCGAATTTCCCAGGGAGCTGGCCCGtccccagaggagctgtgcctTGTCCACACTGCTGAGGGGGGTCTCCTCGCCCCACGTGCTGCGTGGCCAggcccaccaccaccaccctgagCCCACGGAGAGGGCAGATCCGCCCCTGACCTGGCCGTCTCTGAAGTACGTGCGATGCAGGGGCTCCACGGCGGTGGGCCTGACCTTGGtggcctctcctctcctccccaggaCGTGGAccgccagctcctgccctgcgtTGGGTGCGGACTCGTCCTCCAGGGCCATGAGGTCCATGAAGGGGTGACCTGCAGGGGTGCTGGGTTAAGGGCCAGCGGGTGCTCGCAACGCCGGACGCAGGATTTAGGGGAAATCGGGATTTAGGATCAATGGGGCAGCACCGCAGTGGGTCGCCCAAGATGGCAGAGCTCACCGGCGTCGTCGTAGAGCCGATACACTGCCTTAATCCCGGGGATCGTcatcttctcctcctcctccgtgAGCTTCAGGCAAGGCGAGCCGTTGACCTCCACGAGCTGCGGGAGAAGAGGACGGTATGGGGACGGGCTCCTTGTCTTTGCCACACAAAGCTGGTGCCAAGGGCCGTGCAGAGCTCCGTGTCCCCTTGTGTGCTGGGGAGGCCACTGAGGCAAAACAGCcgaataaatcattaaaaaacaaacaaacaaaaaaaaaaaaaaacaaaacacctcaaaCTGTCCCCAAGCCAAGCGGGGCCGAGCTGCCACTCCTACCTTGTAGACGCAGCCCAGCGATGGCTGCAGGGGACATGTCACCAGGTTTGTCCCCACACCGATCACGTCGATCTCGCTCCCCTGGTGCGGCAGAGAAGACAACAACCATCAGCAGCCCAACCTGccgctgtttttttttttaaaaaaaaaaaaaaaaaacatgctaaaaCCGGAGCCACGGGGCAGGTCAGAGGCTGCTCTGCCCAAAAATGCCTGGTTTCTGGCCGGCCCACCCAAAATCTACTCATTCCAGCCTGGAAACTGCTCTCATGCGGGAGAAAATGAGTCAGAGGACGGTGACAGTCCCGTTGCCACCCCtcgtgccccagccccagcggctGCCTCACCTCCCGGATGAAGCTCTCCAGGCTCTGTTCGCTGATGTCGTTGCTCACGGCGATGGGGATGCTCCCAAACCAGGGCACCTGGAAGCTGGAAAGGAaggtgaggagctggggagggggagcagaAGGGTGGCCCCGGGTTTTGGGGGAAAGCCTGCCTCTGCTCGCAGCCACCCTGGGAGCCTACAAGCACCCAAAGGTGTCCCAGCACCGCCTCGAGCAGGGAGGGCACCCACTCCAATATCCAGGGACAATGGAGGAGGTGCTGGGTACCCGGGGCAGGGGATGCTCTCTGCAGGCTCCCTGCCCGTCTCAGGGGACTCACGTGGTGCCGCAGGCTCGGAGCACCCGCCGGATCTCCTTGGACTGCTGGACCAGGTCCCCGCTGTCCAGGCGCACCCCGATGGCGCGGTACCCCAGCTGGTGCAGGGCCAGCGCCACGGCACAGAAATTGGGCAGGCCGCTCCTGACGGGGGCGAGGAGAAGGATTAGTGCCCGCGGCCTCTTCGGACAGGGGCCAAGGACCAAGGGCAAGCTGAGCAGGAGGACAAAGACCTGCGGCAGGTGACAGTGAAGGACGGGGACACTGCGAGGAGGTGTTTCAAGAATTGccctctcccccagctcctcctgcaagCCCGGGGGCAGCAAGGGACACATCCGTCCTTACCTCATGACGCAGTACGTGTCCAGCAGCCCCTGGAAGTTGTGCGGGAAGGTGATGGCGTAGGACACGAAGGCGGCCAGCTCACCGCGGTTGGCCTTCTCGggggggctctgcagcagctcgcACACCCGCTGCAGCCACGACTCGGCCAGGGCTGCGAGATCCACCGGCTCCCCGCCCGCCAGCGGTGGCAGGACCTGCTTGGGGACATCAGCACTACATCCAGGATGTCCCGGCACCATGCACGTCCCACAGcatccccctttcccttccacGGACCTGGACCAGCAGTCAGGAGGACACACGATGTCCCACGGCCACAGCTGGGAcatcccatccccgtccccttCCCGCGGCACCACTCACCCTGGGCTGCACCTCCGTCAGCGACGTGAAGGACATGATGAAGGAGTGGGCGATGGTGCCGCGCACCGGGATGCCGTAGAGCTTCCCCGCGAGGACGTTGCTGGTGTAGTCGAAGCCTGCGAGGAGGGacggggtgtgtgtgtgtggggggggtgacGGCACGGCCACGGCACCGCGTGGTGCTGCGGGGCACCACTCACCCCCGATGTAGGAGTACTTGGAGGCAGACAGGCCGCCGTCCGGCCCCTGGGCGCGACGCAGCCCGATCTCCATCAGCTTCATCCCGGGGCCAGCGAGGAGGCGGAAGCGGGCGGCGTTCGTGGCCACCAGGCTGGGAGAGAAAGGGACAAAATGGATACtgggaagaacttctttaccgaaagggtcgttaggcattggaacgggctgcccagggaagtggttgagtcaccatccctggaggtctttaaaagacgtttagacgtagagcttagcgatatggtttagtggaggacttgttagtgttaggtcagaggttggactcggtgatcttggaggtctcttccaacctagatgattctgtgattttctcgGGGTGCCGCTTAGCTCGGACACGGACGAGGTGCAGGGGCAATTGGTGCAGCGGGACTGGATGCATTCTTCAGCCAGagggtccccagcacccccaaaaAGCAGGAGGGGCCCTTACCTGGCGTAGTTGACCAGGCACAGCAGGGTGGTTTCCAGCAGCTGCACCACCAGCAGCGGCCCCTTCACCTGCAGGAGCGGGACCTGCGGGGACAGCAGTGGTGACATCTCCCTGGCTGCGTGCACTGGGGCTGagcttggggacatggggacgtggCCGAGCCCTGTTTGCTGGCGGCCCCGGTGCCCCTACGAGGCTCAACCCAGGTCCCAGGTCCCACCCTGGAGAAGACGACGGAGCCTTCTGGCACGGAAGAGACGGTGACCTCCGAGGCGTCCACGGTGCAGAGGTAATCGAAGAAGGCGTCCTCCGTCGTGCTGGGCAGGACCGAGCGCAGGTAGGCGATgtctgcaggggcagggacacctcagCCCACAGGGACAGGACCACACAGACCCCGTCCCCACCCCTCAGAGGGCACCACACCAAACCCCCATCCCTCTGAGGGGCTGTCCAAGGGACTCCAAGGGGTGTACCAGTGTCCCCTTGGTCCCCAGGCTCCTCTGAGGGAACCCCAAGTGCCACTGAGGGGTCTCCTGGTCCCCCCTCCCCGGTTCGTCAGAAGAGTACCCCTACCTTTCTGTCCCTCTGAGGGATGTCCCCGTCCCCTTCCTGATCCATCTGAGGGGTCCCTCTatcccccaggtccctctgaaggGCCTGCTGTTCCCTCTAAGGGACGTCCCTGTGTCCCCACGCCAGGTATCCTGTCCCCAGGTCCCTCTAAGAGGTGCCCCTGTACCCCCAGATCCCCCTGAGGGGTCTCCTTGTCCCCTTGAGAGATTTCCCTGTCCCCACCTCAGGTCCAGCTGGGGgttccccctgctccccaagTCCCTCTAAAAGGTATCTCTGCCCCCCCACCTGAAATCCCCTgtcccccaggtccctctgaaggGTCCCCCTGTCCCACTGAGGGCTGTCCCTGCCCCTCCGCCAGGTCCTGCAGTGCttttgagccccgtcccccaTAGGGACATCTCCGTCCCCTCCTCAGGTCCCATGGGGGATCCCCCCAACCAGGTCTCCTGCCCCTTAAGTCCCTCTGAGGCACGTCCCTGTCCCCCTTACCTCAGCCTCCTGTCCCTCAATGTCCCAGTCCCCCGAGAAATCCCGTGTCCCTGTGACGCACATCCCTGTCCCCTCTACGTCCCCCCCGAGGACTCAGATCCCTCTGAGGAATGCGAGGAATGTCCCTGTAcctgtccccctccccccccaccaaCTCCCCCATCCCCCGAGACCCTCTGAGGCACGCCCCTGTCCCCCCACCTCAGTCCCCCCTTCCCTTGAGTCCCTCTGAGTGATGTCCCGGTCCCCCTGACGAGTCCCTTGTCCCTTCTGAGGCACGTCCCTGTCCCCTCT
Protein-coding sequences here:
- the NAPRT gene encoding nicotinate phosphoribosyltransferase isoform X2, with translation MALLTDLYQLTMAYGYWRAGRHRAPAAAELFFRREPFHGAFALGTGLAEGLRFLRAFRFSAADIAYLRSVLPSTTEDAFFDYLCTVDASEVTVSSVPEGSVVFSRVPLLQVKGPLLVVQLLETTLLCLVNYASLVATNAARFRLLAGPGMKLMEIGLRRAQGPDGGLSASKYSYIGGFDYTSNVLAGKLYGIPVRGTIAHSFIMSFTSLTEVQPRQVLPPLAGGEPVDLAALAESWLQRVCELLQSPPEKANRGELAAFVSYAITFPHNFQGLLDTYCVMRSGLPNFCAVALALHQLGYRAIGVRLDSGDLVQQSKEIRRVLRACGTTFQVPWFGSIPIAVSNDISEQSLESFIREGSEIDVIGVGTNLVTCPLQPSLGCVYKWPPQHTRGHGALHGPWHQLCVAKTRSPSPYRPLLPQLVEVNGSPCLKLTEEEEKMTIPGIKAVYRLYDDAGHPFMDLMALEDESAPNAGQELAVHVLGRRGEATKVRPTAVEPLHRTYFRDGQVCEVLPSLPEVRSHAQASLSQLSPAHRRLREPQPYPVAVTEKLHLLLAELRQARQ
- the NAPRT gene encoding nicotinate phosphoribosyltransferase isoform X4, whose translation is MALLTDLYQLTMAYGYWRAGRHRAPAAAELFFRREPFHGAFALGTGLAEGLRFLRAFRFSAADIAYLRSVLPSTTEDAFFDYLCTVDASEVTVSSVPEGSVVFSRVPLLQVKGPLLVVQLLETTLLCLVNYASLVATNAARFRLLAGPGMKLMEIGLRRAQGPDGGLSASKYSYIGGFDYTSNVLAGKLYGIPVRGTIAHSFIMSFTSLTEVQPRQVLPPLAGGEPVDLAALAESWLQRVCELLQSPPEKANRGELAAFVSYAITFPHNFQGLLDTYCVMRSGLPNFCAVALALHQLGYRAIGVRLDSGDLVQQSKEIRRVLRACGTTFQVPWFGSIPIAVSNDISEQSLESFIREGSEIDVIGVGTNLVTCPLQPSLGCVYKLVEVNGSPCLKLTEEEEKMTIPGIKAVYRLYDDAGHPFMDLMALEDESAPNAGQELAVHVLGRRGEATKVRPTAVEPLHRTYFRDGQVCEVLPSLPEVRSHAQASLSQLSPAHRRLREPQPYPVAVTEKLHLLLAELRQARQ
- the NAPRT gene encoding nicotinate phosphoribosyltransferase isoform X1, coding for MALLTDLYQLTMAYGYWRAGRHRAPAAAELFFRREPFHGAFALGTGLAEGLRFLRAFRFSAADIAYLRSVLPSTTEDAFFDYLCTVDASEVTVSSVPEGSVVFSRVPLLQVKGPLLVVQLLETTLLCLVNYASLVATNAARFRLLAGPGMKLMEIGLRRAQGPDGGLSASKYSYIGGFDYTSNVLAGKLYGIPVRGTIAHSFIMSFTSLTEVQPRVLPPLAGGEPVDLAALAESWLQRVCELLQSPPEKANRGELAAFVSYAITFPHNFQGLLDTYCVMSVPVLHCHLPQVFVLLLSLPLVLGPCPKRPRALILLLAPVRSGLPNFCAVALALHQLGYRAIGVRLDSGDLVQQSKEIRRVLRACGTTFQVPWFGSIPIAVSNDISEQSLESFIREGSEIDVIGVGTNLVTCPLQPSLGCVYKLVEVNGSPCLKLTEEEEKMTIPGIKAVYRLYDDAGHPFMDLMALEDESAPNAGQELAVHVLGRRGEATKVRPTAVEPLHRTYFRDGQVCEVLPSLPEVRSHAQASLSQLSPAHRRLREPQPYPVAVTEKLHLLLAELRQARQ
- the NAPRT gene encoding nicotinate phosphoribosyltransferase isoform X5, whose translation is MALLTDLYQLTMAYGYWRAGRHRAPAAAELFFRREPFHGAFALGTGLAEGLRFLRAFRFSAADIAYLRSVLPSTTEDAFFDYLCTVDASEVTVSSVPEGSVVFSRVPLLQVKGPLLVVQLLETTLLCLVNYASLVATNAARFRLLAGPGMKLMEIGLRRAQGPDGGLSASKYSYIGGFDYTSNVLAGKLYGIPVRGTIAHSFIMSFTSLTEVQPRVLPPLAGGEPVDLAALAESWLQRVCELLQSPPEKANRGELAAFVSYAITFPHNFQGLLDTYCVMRSGLPNFCAVALALHQLGYRAIGVRLDSGDLVQQSKEIRRVLRACGTTFQVPWFGSIPIAVSNDISEQSLESFIREGSEIDVIGVGTNLVTCPLQPSLGCVYKLVEVNGSPCLKLTEEEEKMTIPGIKAVYRLYDDAGHPFMDLMALEDESAPNAGQELAVHVLGRRGEATKVRPTAVEPLHRTYFRDGQVCEVLPSLPEVRSHAQASLSQLSPAHRRLREPQPYPVAVTEKLHLLLAELRQARQ
- the NAPRT gene encoding nicotinate phosphoribosyltransferase isoform X3 — protein: MALLTDLYQLTMAYGYWRAGRHRAPAAAELFFRREPFHGAFALGTGLAEGLRFLRAFRFSAADIAYLRSVLPSTTEDAFFDYLCTVDASEVTVSSVPEGSVVFSRVPLLQVKGPLLVVQLLETTLLCLVNYASLVATNAARFRLLAGPGMKLMEIGLRRAQGPDGGLSASKYSYIGGFDYTSNVLAGKLYGIPVRGTIAHSFIMSFTSLTEVQPRVLPPLAGGEPVDLAALAESWLQRVCELLQSPPEKANRGELAAFVSYAITFPHNFQGLLDTYCVMRSGLPNFCAVALALHQLGYRAIGVRLDSGDLVQQSKEIRRVLRACGTTFQVPWFGSIPIAVSNDISEQSLESFIREGSEIDVIGVGTNLVTCPLQPSLGCVYKWPPQHTRGHGALHGPWHQLCVAKTRSPSPYRPLLPQLVEVNGSPCLKLTEEEEKMTIPGIKAVYRLYDDAGHPFMDLMALEDESAPNAGQELAVHVLGRRGEATKVRPTAVEPLHRTYFRDGQVCEVLPSLPEVRSHAQASLSQLSPAHRRLREPQPYPVAVTEKLHLLLAELRQARQ